A single region of the Gossypium arboreum isolate Shixiya-1 chromosome 12, ASM2569848v2, whole genome shotgun sequence genome encodes:
- the LOC128285674 gene encoding uncharacterized protein LOC128285674 produces the protein MLPDKGFNLENLDPTKVLSDIWKLINVINWNMFCMKRPLYEAKLVQKFYSNLTSFTKIEFLVQGKKVSSATQPINGFFFHLPNKEDDNYSAMLKNVDLDLPQEVLKEVTIFGSKWVIKKYGSDTCRREFLNPTTKIFSSIHRCQLRNPREMNSSLWREELNTQRVVEKWKQFQIARILPNK, from the exons ATGCTTCCAGATAAAGGGTTCAACTTGGAAAATCTTGATCCAACGAAAGTGTTGTCAGACATTTGGAAACTTATCAATGTAATAAACTGGAATATGTTTTGTATGAAAAGACCACTTTATGAGGCTAAATTAGttcaaaaattttactcaaacttGACTTCGTTCACCAAAATAGAATTTCTTGTTCAAGGTAAAAAGGTATCTTCCGCAACTCAACCtataaatggttttttttttcacttacccAATAAAGAGGATGACAATTATTCTGCTATGTTGAAAAATGTTGATTTGGATTTACCTCAAGAAGTGTTGAAAGAAGTCACGATTTTCGGATCTAAATGGGTGATTAAGAAATATGGAAGTGACACTTGCCGAAGAGAGTTTCTGAACCCAACAACAAAG ATTTTTTCTTCAATCCATAGATGCCAACTTCGGAATCCAAGAGAGATGAATTCATCACTCTGGAGAGAAGAGCTAAACACACAAAGGGTCGTGGAAAAGTGGAAACAATTTCAGATAGCGAGGATTCTACCAAATAAATAA